The Methanocella arvoryzae MRE50 genome includes a region encoding these proteins:
- a CDS encoding peptidylprolyl isomerase produces the protein MAIQKGDFIKLSFTGKLENGTVFDTTDANVAKEFGLYNDQASYGPETIIVGKGYVVAGLDEDLVGKDVGYKGSVTVPPEKGFGIKRIDQYEMIPVKKFKEPIRPGMRITAGGRQGVVESIAGGRAKVNFNAPLAGETLVYEYTIESLIENKEEKIAAIIKMFAGKELEHKVEDSKVIIDVPMEYAYNQRWTMAKGMIASQMFDLDVTEVVFQETFKKPEPAPAAAPAAEEKTE, from the coding sequence ATGGCTATCCAGAAAGGAGATTTCATCAAGCTGTCATTCACCGGTAAGCTCGAGAACGGCACCGTTTTCGACACGACCGATGCCAATGTCGCCAAGGAGTTCGGCCTGTACAACGATCAGGCGAGCTACGGCCCGGAAACTATCATCGTCGGCAAAGGCTACGTCGTGGCCGGGCTGGACGAGGACCTCGTCGGCAAGGACGTCGGCTATAAGGGCAGCGTCACTGTACCCCCTGAGAAGGGCTTCGGCATCAAGCGCATCGACCAGTACGAGATGATCCCCGTCAAGAAGTTCAAGGAGCCCATCAGGCCCGGCATGAGGATCACGGCAGGCGGCAGGCAGGGTGTCGTCGAGAGCATCGCGGGCGGCAGGGCGAAGGTCAACTTCAACGCACCCCTCGCAGGCGAGACTCTGGTCTACGAGTATACGATTGAGTCCCTGATTGAGAACAAGGAAGAAAAGATCGCGGCGATTATCAAGATGTTTGCGGGCAAGGAACTGGAGCACAAGGTAGAGGACAGCAAGGTCATCATCGACGTGCCCATGGAGTACGCCTACAACCAGCGCTGGACCATGGCCAAGGGCATGATCGCCTCCCAGATGTTCGATCTCGACGTCACCGAGGTCGTATTCCAGGAGACATTCAAGAAGCCGGAGCCCGCCCCCGCGGCAGCACCGGCAGCGGAAGAGAAGACAGAGTGA
- the cyaB gene encoding class IV adenylate cyclase encodes MIEVEIKAPAGRAELTRKLSQLGAVFEKKVWQIDSYYNAPHRDFKDTDEALRLREQGSRIYMTYKGKKLDPLSKTRKEVEVEVGDRDKMEDILISLGFKKTLDVIKERQIYHYKGAEICLDRVEELGEFVEVEAIAENQKEIGAKRDEVITILRELGVRGDLIRESYLEMLLQKQQ; translated from the coding sequence ATGATTGAGGTAGAGATCAAGGCCCCGGCAGGCCGGGCCGAATTAACCCGCAAGCTCAGCCAGCTCGGCGCTGTCTTCGAGAAAAAGGTCTGGCAGATCGACTCCTACTATAACGCTCCCCACCGGGATTTCAAAGACACCGACGAAGCCCTGAGGCTCCGGGAGCAGGGCAGCAGGATATACATGACATATAAGGGCAAAAAGCTCGACCCCCTGAGCAAGACCCGCAAAGAGGTTGAAGTCGAAGTCGGGGACCGGGATAAAATGGAAGACATCCTCATCTCCCTCGGCTTTAAAAAAACCCTGGACGTCATCAAGGAGCGCCAGATCTACCACTACAAAGGCGCCGAGATCTGCCTCGACCGGGTCGAAGAGCTCGGAGAATTCGTGGAAGTCGAGGCTATAGCCGAAAACCAGAAAGAGATCGGGGCAAAAAGAGACGAGGTCATCACGATCCTCCGGGAACTCGGAGTTAGAGGAGATCTCATCAGAGAGTCCTACCTTGAAATGCTGCTACAGAAACAACAGTAG
- a CDS encoding hydrogenase iron-sulfur subunit: MKRGKAGVFICHCGDNISGTVDIGAVKRAMELEGADCVEDFPYMCSIAGQALIHEKARAIGLDRIVVAACSPGVHERTFQACASEAGINPYLVDIANIREQCSWVPGENQTGRAIDIIRSSLYAVRQKQPLDKASIKVRKSVLVIGGGISGITASLALARHGIKVYLAEKATTIGGNMVKIGKVFSPDRLTEECALCSLAPLMGEVARNDRINIMTQSRVTDLRGHPGDFRVTIETGPVFIDPDKCVSCGKCSAACSVRVPDEWNAGLSSRKAVYKPFAQAVPGTYSIDPDACKRCGKCARECDARAINLNRKARKKTLRAGAIIVATGHREMDPSGKHELGYGQFPDVLTQTELARLLAINGPTKGRLEVPSTGKRPRRIVMVQCVGSRDEKPGSIPYCSKVCCMTALKHAHYVSEHFPGTEIYICYTDIRAPGTYENYYREVQKKGVKFIRGRVGEIIRAGADDSDGLLVRVEDTLGSGTLELESDMVVLSCALEPSPGTLQAASALGIGLSPELFIREKHPKLEPATTTSRGIFVCGTAQGAKDITESILQARAAASKASELVSARSLAVEPKFAVVDPERCTRCGICLKLCPYGAPYLNGKVAIDPLSCIGLGGCISRCPEHAITMPSCSDEELFARIDGCLGPGADIIAFLDENIGYVAADNAGVNRIPYPEGVRIIKVPSIMRLEAKHLVYALEKGARGVFLGDGTVNSANGAIRANVSKRVGELRAAVAACGFRPEQITYYEAYLPHFRGLASRLSQFSASLGSHAPEGRVDQATGVSF, from the coding sequence GTGAAACGGGGCAAAGCAGGCGTCTTCATCTGTCACTGCGGCGACAATATTTCGGGCACCGTGGATATCGGTGCCGTGAAGCGGGCGATGGAGCTGGAAGGGGCGGACTGTGTAGAAGACTTCCCCTATATGTGCTCGATAGCGGGACAGGCGCTGATCCACGAAAAAGCCAGAGCGATAGGCCTTGACCGGATCGTGGTGGCGGCGTGCTCTCCCGGAGTGCACGAGCGCACCTTCCAGGCCTGTGCTTCCGAGGCAGGCATCAACCCCTATCTGGTCGATATCGCAAACATCAGAGAACAGTGCTCCTGGGTGCCCGGCGAAAACCAGACCGGGCGGGCCATCGATATCATAAGATCCTCTCTGTACGCGGTCCGGCAGAAGCAGCCGCTCGACAAAGCCTCAATAAAAGTCCGTAAAAGCGTGCTGGTCATCGGCGGCGGCATATCGGGTATCACGGCCTCGCTGGCCCTGGCCCGGCACGGCATAAAGGTGTACCTTGCGGAGAAGGCGACCACAATCGGCGGCAATATGGTAAAAATCGGTAAAGTATTCTCACCTGATCGGCTGACCGAGGAGTGTGCGTTATGCTCGCTGGCCCCTCTCATGGGAGAAGTAGCCAGGAACGACCGCATCAATATCATGACACAGTCAAGGGTGACCGATCTTAGAGGGCACCCGGGTGATTTCAGGGTTACCATAGAAACCGGGCCGGTCTTCATCGATCCCGACAAGTGCGTATCCTGCGGCAAATGCTCGGCTGCCTGTAGCGTGCGGGTGCCTGATGAGTGGAACGCCGGCCTGTCGAGCAGAAAGGCTGTCTACAAGCCTTTTGCTCAGGCAGTGCCTGGCACCTACTCGATCGATCCGGACGCGTGTAAGAGGTGTGGCAAATGTGCGCGTGAATGCGACGCCAGAGCCATCAACCTGAACCGGAAGGCCAGGAAGAAAACCCTTCGGGCCGGGGCAATCATCGTGGCCACCGGCCACCGGGAGATGGACCCGTCCGGCAAGCATGAGCTGGGCTACGGTCAATTCCCGGACGTGCTGACCCAGACCGAGCTGGCCCGGCTGCTGGCCATTAACGGCCCGACAAAAGGCCGGCTGGAAGTGCCTTCCACTGGTAAGCGCCCCAGGCGGATTGTCATGGTCCAGTGCGTGGGGTCGAGAGATGAAAAGCCTGGCTCGATTCCTTACTGCTCTAAAGTCTGCTGCATGACCGCCTTAAAACACGCCCATTACGTCTCGGAGCACTTCCCGGGGACGGAGATCTACATCTGCTATACTGACATCAGAGCGCCGGGCACTTATGAAAACTACTACCGGGAAGTTCAGAAGAAAGGCGTGAAGTTCATCCGGGGCAGGGTGGGCGAGATCATCCGCGCCGGAGCCGATGACAGCGACGGCCTGCTGGTCCGGGTAGAGGACACGCTCGGCAGCGGCACGCTTGAGCTTGAGAGTGACATGGTCGTGCTATCATGCGCTTTAGAGCCTTCTCCAGGCACCCTCCAGGCGGCCAGCGCTCTCGGAATCGGCCTTTCGCCCGAGCTCTTCATCCGGGAGAAGCACCCGAAGCTCGAGCCTGCCACCACTACTTCCCGGGGGATCTTCGTATGCGGGACCGCCCAGGGTGCCAAGGATATTACTGAGTCGATACTCCAGGCTCGGGCAGCAGCATCAAAGGCATCAGAGCTGGTGAGCGCCAGATCTCTGGCAGTCGAGCCGAAGTTTGCGGTAGTGGATCCAGAGCGGTGTACACGGTGTGGCATATGCCTCAAACTGTGCCCCTACGGGGCTCCCTACCTGAACGGAAAAGTGGCTATCGACCCCCTCTCCTGCATCGGCCTCGGCGGCTGCATCTCCCGCTGCCCGGAACACGCCATCACGATGCCGTCGTGCAGCGATGAGGAACTGTTCGCCCGCATCGACGGATGCCTCGGCCCGGGCGCCGACATCATTGCCTTCCTGGACGAAAACATCGGCTACGTGGCAGCAGACAACGCCGGTGTCAACCGGATTCCTTACCCCGAAGGGGTGCGTATCATCAAGGTCCCGTCCATCATGCGGCTTGAAGCCAAACATCTTGTATACGCACTCGAGAAAGGCGCCAGAGGCGTGTTCCTGGGCGACGGCACGGTGAATTCGGCCAACGGCGCCATAAGGGCTAACGTCTCGAAGCGGGTGGGTGAGCTAAGGGCTGCCGTGGCAGCCTGCGGCTTCCGCCCGGAGCAGATCACTTACTACGAGGCCTACCTGCCCCACTTCCGGGGCCTCGCTTCCCGGCTCAGCCAGTTTTCGGCCAGCCTGGGGTCACATGCCCCGGAAGGCCGGGTCGATCAGGCAACCGGTGTCAGCTTTTAG
- a CDS encoding homoserine dehydrogenase: MKTYKIALIGLGSVGQGVLRVLADSKCQYPEKSAEFKLVAVTDSKGAAVDMNGLDPAVVLKQKRDGTLKRTPMTGLEVVKTVDYDILIEVTPTDAKTGEPGLSYITEALSRGKHVVTSNKGPVANKYRMLTELARSKSVHFLFEATVGGAMPVFNLMRAPLAGNKIKGVKGIFNGTCNYILTRMIAEALPYDMVLSEAKELGYAEADPTYDVEGIDTALKMVILANAIFGMDVTLDDVSIQGISSVSLEALKLASDEGYVVKLIGEVKPNGDERILKVSPRLVPKTHPLAVQGTLNAALIETELAGDICVIGKGAGSVETASAILSDLLYIASVGK; encoded by the coding sequence ATGAAGACCTACAAAATCGCCCTCATCGGACTGGGCAGCGTAGGCCAGGGCGTCCTCCGGGTGCTGGCCGACAGCAAATGCCAGTACCCTGAAAAGAGCGCGGAATTCAAGCTCGTCGCCGTCACCGACTCCAAAGGCGCAGCCGTCGACATGAACGGGCTTGATCCAGCCGTAGTCCTGAAGCAAAAGCGGGACGGCACCCTCAAGCGAACGCCGATGACTGGCCTTGAGGTAGTCAAGACTGTCGACTACGACATCCTGATTGAGGTCACCCCGACTGACGCGAAGACCGGCGAGCCGGGCCTGTCCTATATCACGGAAGCCCTGAGCCGGGGTAAACATGTAGTGACCTCCAATAAGGGTCCTGTAGCCAACAAGTACCGGATGCTCACAGAGCTGGCCAGGTCCAAATCCGTCCACTTCCTGTTCGAGGCAACCGTCGGCGGAGCCATGCCCGTCTTCAACTTAATGCGGGCCCCGCTGGCAGGAAACAAGATCAAGGGCGTCAAAGGCATCTTCAACGGCACCTGCAACTACATCCTCACCAGGATGATCGCAGAGGCGCTGCCTTATGACATGGTACTTTCCGAGGCCAAAGAGCTGGGATACGCAGAAGCCGACCCGACCTACGACGTCGAGGGCATCGACACCGCCTTGAAAATGGTCATCCTTGCCAACGCCATCTTCGGCATGGACGTCACCCTGGACGATGTCAGTATCCAGGGCATCTCCAGCGTCTCCCTGGAGGCTCTCAAGCTCGCCAGCGACGAGGGCTATGTAGTGAAGCTCATCGGCGAAGTAAAGCCCAACGGCGACGAGCGCATCCTCAAAGTCAGCCCCAGGCTCGTGCCGAAAACGCATCCGCTCGCAGTGCAGGGCACCCTCAACGCGGCGCTCATCGAAACCGAGCTTGCAGGGGATATCTGCGTCATCGGTAAAGGCGCGGGATCAGTCGAGACGGCCAGCGCTATCTTAAGCGATCTGCTGTACATCGCTTCAGTTGGAAAATAA
- a CDS encoding cysteate synthase → MGEYTLVCPCSGKTVPDHYTLNCDCGSLIRTEYAARQLTLRNLPGMWKFYDWLPASGHTDTPGTTVTYRSEGLAKELGIDLHVAFNGYWPELGADMKTCSFKELEAPPTIVRAKEHGGKAMVLASAGNTARAFSYLSTITGFPLIVVVPKQNIDRLWIPGREPGASVKLISVGGGCDYTDAINLSNRIAALPGMMPEGGAKNVARRDGMGTVMLDAAVTMKGMPDDYFQAIGSGTGGIAAWEASMRLRADGRFGSKLPRLHLAQNLPFVPMLNAWKEGRREIIPERDMPDAKKSIAEMYSDVLSNRTPPYGVGGGVFDAMKATDGLMYGITREEAVAAKKLFEAREGIDILPPAAVAVAALVQASEKGLLEGRKVVLNVTGGGQERLMKEVPIYQVEPVLEVPGPDVPMEEILKVIA, encoded by the coding sequence ATGGGCGAATATACACTAGTCTGTCCTTGCTCAGGCAAAACTGTTCCAGACCACTATACATTAAACTGCGATTGCGGCTCGCTGATCAGAACTGAGTACGCGGCCAGGCAGCTGACCTTGAGAAACTTGCCAGGCATGTGGAAGTTCTACGACTGGCTGCCTGCCAGCGGCCATACCGATACCCCGGGAACAACTGTGACGTACCGGAGCGAGGGCCTGGCAAAAGAGCTCGGGATCGACCTGCACGTGGCCTTCAACGGCTACTGGCCTGAGCTTGGCGCAGACATGAAGACCTGCAGCTTCAAGGAGCTCGAGGCGCCTCCCACCATCGTCAGGGCAAAAGAGCACGGCGGTAAGGCCATGGTTTTGGCCTCCGCAGGCAATACCGCCAGAGCATTCTCGTATCTCTCGACCATCACAGGTTTCCCGCTAATCGTAGTGGTCCCGAAACAGAACATAGACCGGCTGTGGATTCCTGGCAGGGAACCGGGGGCGAGCGTTAAGCTGATCTCGGTAGGCGGAGGATGCGACTACACAGATGCCATCAATCTCTCCAACAGGATCGCTGCCTTGCCAGGCATGATGCCCGAAGGCGGAGCGAAGAACGTGGCCCGCCGGGACGGCATGGGCACGGTGATGCTGGACGCCGCGGTCACGATGAAAGGAATGCCGGACGACTACTTCCAGGCCATAGGCAGCGGCACGGGAGGCATTGCTGCATGGGAAGCATCCATGAGACTACGCGCAGACGGCAGGTTCGGATCGAAGCTGCCCCGGCTCCACCTCGCCCAGAACCTGCCCTTCGTGCCCATGCTGAACGCGTGGAAAGAAGGCCGAAGGGAGATCATCCCGGAAAGAGACATGCCAGATGCGAAGAAGTCCATCGCAGAGATGTACAGCGACGTGCTCTCCAACCGGACTCCGCCTTACGGAGTAGGAGGGGGCGTCTTCGACGCGATGAAAGCGACGGACGGGCTGATGTACGGGATCACCAGAGAGGAAGCGGTCGCTGCGAAGAAGCTCTTCGAGGCCCGGGAAGGCATCGACATCCTGCCCCCGGCTGCCGTGGCAGTCGCTGCGCTGGTGCAGGCATCCGAAAAGGGCTTGCTTGAGGGCAGAAAAGTCGTACTGAACGTCACAGGCGGCGGCCAGGAGCGGCTGATGAAGGAAGTGCCCATATACCAGGTTGAGCCGGTACTCGAAGTCCCGGGCCCGGACGTGCCCATGGAGGAGATACTGAAGGTGATAGCATGA
- a CDS encoding UPF0179 family protein, translating into MAEPDFVITLIGSKLAVPGTEFIYRGPAGECEKCKLKNICLNLDKNKKYRIVGLRNGMELDCLVHDTGVKAVEVVACPIIAVMESRKAFNGSRMTYEAPECDESCLNFALCHPEGIATGEKYTICEVFSEEVGPCKKGLTLKKVELRP; encoded by the coding sequence ATGGCTGAACCTGACTTCGTTATCACTCTTATCGGATCAAAGCTTGCAGTTCCCGGCACAGAGTTTATCTATCGTGGCCCTGCCGGCGAATGTGAGAAGTGCAAGCTTAAAAATATCTGCCTCAACCTGGATAAGAATAAGAAGTACCGCATCGTGGGCTTAAGGAATGGCATGGAGCTGGACTGCCTGGTCCACGATACCGGCGTCAAGGCAGTAGAAGTAGTGGCCTGTCCGATCATCGCAGTCATGGAGTCCCGCAAAGCCTTCAACGGCTCCCGGATGACCTACGAGGCGCCCGAATGCGACGAGTCGTGCCTGAACTTCGCCCTCTGCCACCCGGAAGGCATTGCCACGGGGGAAAAGTACACCATCTGCGAAGTCTTCAGCGAAGAAGTAGGGCCCTGCAAAAAAGGCCTGACCTTGAAAAAGGTCGAGCTCCGGCCTTAA
- a CDS encoding CoB--CoM heterodisulfide reductase iron-sulfur subunit B family protein translates to MTRNKRIPQDDLYLFKSCVTGSLYPGIEISIRYVLDRLGITYVDDPRHSSCSGFGYHTGIVPLRTNLALNARNFSLAAESPCNNIVCTCPTSYGNLRECQALIEHDGALKEQTDAVLASTGRKYVPPVSISHISEIILSRIGEIAAKAILPTAGIRAVTHHGCHYSKIFYEDVSAGDFERPEVLDNIASGLGCEIVEYSERSLCCGMGFHHTVLDREYPRAVLKRKIGSILEASPDVIITQCPGCTFNLDYYQESVAGSRIPVLYFSELIALALGARPADIGLDMHAVPVEPLLAKMGVEP, encoded by the coding sequence ATGACCAGAAATAAGCGTATCCCTCAGGACGACCTGTACCTGTTTAAAAGCTGTGTGACAGGATCACTTTATCCCGGCATCGAGATATCTATCCGCTATGTGCTGGACCGGCTCGGCATCACCTATGTGGACGATCCCCGGCATTCCTCATGTTCCGGGTTCGGGTACCACACCGGCATCGTACCTCTGCGGACCAACCTGGCCCTGAATGCCAGAAACTTTTCGCTGGCTGCCGAATCGCCCTGTAATAATATCGTCTGCACCTGCCCGACCTCTTACGGCAACCTCCGGGAATGCCAGGCCCTGATTGAGCACGATGGAGCTTTAAAAGAGCAGACTGATGCAGTTCTTGCGAGCACCGGGAGGAAATACGTTCCCCCTGTCTCCATCAGCCACATTTCGGAAATTATCCTGAGCCGGATCGGGGAAATCGCGGCGAAGGCTATCCTGCCCACGGCAGGCATTAGGGCAGTAACTCACCACGGCTGCCACTATTCCAAAATCTTTTACGAGGACGTGTCTGCCGGCGACTTCGAGCGGCCGGAGGTGCTCGACAACATCGCGTCCGGCCTCGGGTGCGAGATCGTCGAATACTCCGAAAGATCGCTGTGCTGTGGCATGGGCTTCCATCACACTGTCCTGGATCGGGAGTACCCGAGGGCGGTGCTGAAGAGGAAAATCGGCAGCATCCTCGAGGCATCTCCTGACGTTATCATCACTCAGTGTCCGGGCTGCACGTTTAACCTGGACTACTATCAGGAATCAGTTGCAGGCAGCCGCATCCCCGTGCTCTACTTCTCGGAGCTCATTGCCCTGGCCCTCGGTGCGAGGCCTGCCGATATCGGCCTGGACATGCACGCGGTGCCGGTAGAGCCGCTTCTGGCGAAGATGGGGGTAGAGCCGTGA
- a CDS encoding nitroreductase family protein, whose amino-acid sequence MEVSEAIGIRRSIRRYKKEDIPTEYVDKIIQAGQLAPSAGNLQGREFVIVRDTATKEKLSEAALKQRFVRDVPVCIVVCTNLPRTKSKYGPRADLYVVQDTAASVMNMMLQAVDLGLGTCWVGAFEESRVSEILQLPGGIRPVAIIPVGVPDEVPDMPERLGAQIVHYERW is encoded by the coding sequence ATGGAAGTCTCAGAAGCAATCGGCATCCGTCGGTCGATAAGACGGTATAAAAAAGAGGACATACCCACGGAGTACGTGGATAAGATAATCCAGGCAGGCCAGCTGGCGCCGTCGGCCGGAAATCTGCAGGGCAGGGAGTTTGTCATAGTGAGAGACACTGCCACCAAAGAAAAGCTCAGCGAGGCGGCTCTGAAACAGCGGTTCGTCAGAGATGTTCCCGTCTGCATCGTCGTCTGCACCAACCTCCCCCGGACAAAGAGCAAATACGGCCCCAGAGCCGACCTCTACGTAGTTCAGGATACCGCCGCCTCGGTCATGAACATGATGCTCCAGGCGGTAGACCTCGGATTAGGCACCTGCTGGGTCGGCGCCTTCGAGGAAAGCAGAGTTTCGGAAATATTACAGTTACCAGGTGGTATCAGGCCTGTCGCAATAATACCAGTAGGCGTGCCCGACGAAGTGCCGGACATGCCCGAGCGCCTCGGAGCCCAGATAGTACACTATGAACGCTGGTAA
- a CDS encoding FKBP-type peptidyl-prolyl cis-trans isomerase, with product MAIKKGDFIRLSFTGKLEDGSVFDTTDEALAKQQGIYDEEKKYEPMTIIVGSGFLVEGLEEDLIGKEAGDRAVVTVPPEKGYGERSLDAIEIVSTKKFEGKVEPGQMIEYNGKLGFVESVSGGRVKVDYNAPLAGKKLTYEYKIEEVIEDREEKIKALLKGYVSEDAEFKLKEDTIKIEVPKELTMDESWIVGKALIARFLVGSAGMKKVIFRETFTEDDFKDDDQEE from the coding sequence ATGGCAATCAAAAAAGGCGATTTCATCAGGCTCTCGTTCACTGGAAAGCTCGAGGACGGCAGCGTCTTCGACACGACTGACGAGGCGCTGGCAAAGCAGCAGGGAATTTATGACGAGGAAAAGAAGTACGAACCGATGACCATCATCGTAGGCTCAGGGTTCCTGGTCGAAGGCTTAGAGGAGGACCTGATCGGGAAAGAAGCGGGGGATAGGGCCGTCGTGACCGTGCCGCCGGAGAAGGGCTACGGGGAGAGAAGCCTCGACGCCATCGAGATCGTTTCCACGAAGAAGTTCGAGGGGAAGGTCGAGCCGGGCCAGATGATAGAGTATAATGGTAAGTTAGGGTTCGTTGAAAGCGTTTCGGGGGGCCGGGTCAAGGTTGACTACAACGCTCCGCTCGCGGGCAAGAAGCTCACCTACGAGTACAAGATCGAAGAGGTCATCGAGGACCGGGAAGAGAAGATCAAGGCGCTGCTCAAAGGCTACGTAAGCGAGGACGCCGAGTTCAAGCTCAAGGAAGACACGATCAAGATCGAGGTACCCAAAGAGCTGACGATGGACGAGTCCTGGATCGTGGGCAAAGCCCTCATCGCCAGGTTCCTGGTCGGTTCTGCCGGTATGAAAAAGGTCATCTTCCGGGAAACTTTCACAGAAGACGACTTCAAAGACGACGATCAGGAAGAGTAA
- the comE gene encoding sulfopyruvate decarboxylase subunit beta yields the protein MMEAKGMNVEQAVIDVMKQCGIDTVLTLPCDRMKNFLPLIPKNFREIPLSREEGGVGIAAGLYMSGKKPAMVIQSTGIGNSLTALSSLHKTYDLPLPILASWRGVYKESIQAQVHFGKFLPGVLDNMGIPYLVAEKPADLPAVRKAIDQSYKENTPYVILFSPKIWEGSTAKEAESAPQPQERSFDLNCSTRMPRATETRFDMIKAIVPYLRGKIVVSNIGVPSKELYAALDQPTNFYMTGSWGEVSAIGNGLAIGQQKEVVVLDGDGSILFNPNTLGMIAQESPENLTVIAFDNSAHGSTGNQPTYSSRMDLELLARVYGIGNTTKAATAKELLSALEKAGKGPRFIHVPVLAKNADVPNIPLSNVDIKKRFMEAI from the coding sequence ATGATGGAAGCGAAGGGAATGAACGTAGAGCAGGCCGTCATCGACGTGATGAAACAGTGCGGGATTGACACGGTTCTAACCCTGCCCTGCGACCGCATGAAAAACTTTTTGCCGCTGATCCCTAAAAATTTCCGGGAGATACCTCTGTCCAGGGAGGAAGGAGGAGTAGGCATTGCCGCAGGCTTGTATATGTCCGGTAAGAAACCGGCAATGGTCATCCAGAGCACAGGCATCGGCAACTCGCTGACAGCATTATCATCGCTCCACAAGACGTACGACCTCCCGCTGCCGATACTGGCCAGCTGGCGGGGCGTCTACAAGGAAAGCATCCAGGCGCAGGTGCACTTCGGCAAGTTCTTGCCCGGCGTCCTCGACAACATGGGAATACCATACCTCGTGGCTGAAAAGCCTGCAGATCTGCCCGCCGTCCGCAAGGCGATCGACCAGTCATACAAAGAGAATACGCCATACGTCATCCTATTCTCCCCGAAGATCTGGGAAGGCTCGACCGCGAAAGAGGCGGAGTCTGCCCCGCAGCCACAGGAGAGGAGTTTCGATCTCAACTGCAGCACCAGAATGCCCCGGGCAACTGAGACCAGATTTGACATGATCAAGGCAATTGTACCTTACTTACGGGGAAAGATCGTAGTCTCCAACATTGGCGTGCCCAGCAAAGAGCTATATGCAGCCCTGGACCAGCCGACCAACTTCTACATGACCGGCAGCTGGGGAGAAGTTTCGGCGATCGGCAACGGGCTCGCCATCGGGCAGCAAAAAGAGGTAGTCGTGCTCGACGGCGACGGCAGCATCCTGTTCAATCCCAACACCCTGGGCATGATCGCTCAGGAAAGCCCGGAGAACCTGACAGTGATAGCTTTCGACAACAGTGCCCACGGATCCACGGGTAATCAGCCCACGTACTCCTCTCGCATGGACTTAGAACTGCTGGCACGCGTCTACGGCATCGGCAACACGACCAAAGCGGCGACGGCTAAAGAGCTACTCAGTGCCCTGGAGAAGGCTGGCAAAGGCCCCAGGTTCATCCACGTGCCAGTACTGGCGAAGAACGCCGACGTGCCGAATATTCCGCTCTCTAACGTCGACATCAAGAAGAGGTTCATGGAGGCCATATAG
- a CDS encoding 4Fe-4S dicluster domain-containing protein: MQCGRCTASCPAAYTFDDYIPRSVMSRLALGMGDSLAEAVWRCGQCYSCRARCPRNNSVGEAVLALRERFGAEGRVPDTIKSVRSLLLNNLHSRGETFLPQMLTDKLLREFGPATYSRCAGNIEKRARLGYEKEDARACRIPDDAMEEIRHILTATGCSDTDDQK; this comes from the coding sequence ATGCAGTGCGGCAGATGTACTGCCAGCTGTCCGGCCGCTTATACTTTTGATGATTATATCCCTCGTTCTGTGATGAGTCGGCTGGCGCTGGGCATGGGAGATTCGCTGGCTGAGGCGGTCTGGAGGTGCGGCCAGTGCTATTCCTGCAGGGCCCGGTGCCCGAGAAACAATAGCGTCGGAGAGGCTGTGCTGGCGCTGCGGGAGCGCTTTGGCGCAGAGGGCAGGGTGCCCGATACGATCAAGAGTGTCAGAAGCCTGCTGCTTAATAACCTGCACAGCCGTGGCGAGACTTTTCTTCCTCAGATGCTTACGGATAAACTTTTGAGGGAGTTCGGGCCGGCCACGTACAGTCGCTGTGCAGGCAATATCGAGAAACGTGCAAGGCTGGGCTACGAGAAAGAAGATGCCAGGGCTTGCAGGATTCCCGATGATGCGATGGAAGAGATCAGGCACATACTGACCGCCACAGGATGCAGTGATACCGATGACCAGAAATAA
- a CDS encoding amino acid-binding protein yields the protein MRITMDLELKDIPGQLVNALAPISDSGGNIVSVVHHHEKRTPRGTIPIQVTFDISEGLEDLKFKLESRDIAIIRVDEAKLLEHRTVILVGHIIHSDIRDTIDQIDRTGYAEVVDLAMSMPGINLKSSARIGISAAGKAEVKRAMNLLRTIAREKDLLVVEPIDTEA from the coding sequence ATGAGAATTACGATGGATTTGGAGCTGAAGGACATCCCCGGTCAGCTCGTAAACGCGCTGGCGCCCATATCCGATTCGGGGGGCAACATCGTCAGCGTTGTGCATCACCACGAAAAGCGGACGCCCAGGGGCACGATTCCCATTCAGGTGACTTTTGACATCTCCGAGGGCCTGGAGGACCTGAAGTTCAAGCTGGAATCCCGGGACATCGCGATCATCCGGGTCGACGAGGCCAAACTGCTGGAGCATCGCACCGTCATTCTCGTGGGCCACATCATCCACTCGGACATCCGGGACACCATCGACCAGATCGACCGGACTGGCTACGCTGAAGTTGTCGACCTGGCCATGAGCATGCCGGGCATCAACCTGAAATCTTCTGCCCGGATCGGCATCAGTGCCGCGGGCAAGGCGGAAGTAAAGAGGGCTATGAATCTGCTCCGGACCATCGCCAGAGAAAAGGACTTGCTCGTCGTCGAGCCCATCGATACGGAGGCCTGA